CCCGCTGGAACTGCCGCCGTTCACCCTCGTCGGCGCCACCACCCGGGCCGGTCTGCTGCCGCCCCCGCTGCGCGACCGGTTCGGTTTCACCGCGCAGATGGAGTTCTACGAGCCCGCCGAGCTGGAACGGGTCGTCCACCGTTCCGCGCACCTCCTCGACCTGGAGATCGACACCGCCGGTGCCGCCGAGATCGCCGGGCGCTCACGGGGCACCCCCCGTATCGCCAACCGGCTGCTGCGCCGGGTCCGCGACTACGCGCAGGTCAAGGCCGACGGCCGGATCGACCGGGAGATCGCCGCCGCCGCCCTCCAGGTGTACGAGGTCGACCGGCGCGGGCTGGACCGTCTCGACCGGGCAGTGCTCCAAGCCCTGCTCAAGCTGTTCGGCGGCGGCCCGGTCGGTCTGTCGACCCTCGCGGTCGCGGTGGGGGAGGAGCGCGAGACCGTCGAGGAGGTCGCCGAGCCCTTCCTCGTACGGGAGGGACTGCTGGCCCGCACCCCCCGGGGCCGGGTCGCGACCCCCGCCGCGTGGGCGCATCTGGGGCTCGCCCCACCGCCCGGCGGGCCCGGCACGGGCGGGCAACCGGGGCTGTTCGGGGTGTGAGCGGACGCGCACCCGCCCCGGCAGGAACCCCGGCGGCATGCCGGGCGTTGTTCCATCGACGCGGACTCGCTTAGACTCCGCCGATGCCGCCCTCAAAAAGTCGGCGCACCCACCCCCGTATACCAGGCCGCTCGACAACGCGGTCGTGCGAAGGAAGTTCCCTCCCGTGAATGGTCTCGCGACCCTCCTCCCCTTCATCGTGCTCATCGGGGCCATGTTCCTGATGACCCGGTCCGCCAAGAAGAAGCAGCAGGCGGCTGCGCAGATGCGCGACGAGATGCAGCCCGGCGCCGGTGTCCGCACGATCGGAGGCATGTACGCCACCGTGAAGGAGGTTCACGACGACACCGTGCTCCTCGAGGTCGCCCCGGGCGTCCACGCGGTCTACGCGAAGAACTCCATCGGCGCGGTCCTCACGGACGAGGACTACAACCGCATCGTCCACGGCGACGAGGAGGAGACCGACGCCGACGGGCCGGTCGTCCCCGACGACGCCTCCTCGCTGACCGAGGGCACGGACGTCGCGCGGATCGACCTCGGCAAGAGCGACGCGGCCGACAGCACCGCCGACGCCGACGCCGTCGTGACCAAGGCCGACGCCGAGAAGGCCGAGACCGGCGACGCCAAGGCCGACGGCGAGAGCGGCGCGAAGTAGTCCCGTCCGGTAACCGCGCCGCGCCCACGGGCGCACCGCGGTCCCCGGACGGCGGCGGTATTCGCGCGGGCACGTCCCCACAACACTTCGTTGCCGCTCCGTCGCTCACCCGGCGTGGAGCGGTCGGACAGGGAGAAACGAAAAGGTGGCAGCACCTCAGAAGGGCCGAAGGCAGACGGGAGCCCCGGGGAAGCCGGGGCGCACCCTGATCCTGTTCCTGATCGCGATGATCGCGCTCGTCGGCGGGATGTTCGGGGCGGGCGAGCTCACGCCGCGTCTCGGTATCGACCTCGCCGGCGGTACGACCATCACGCTCAAGGCTCAGAACTCGCCGGGTCAGGCGAACGCGGTCAACGAGACCAACATGAACACGGCGGTCGGCATCATCGAGCGCCGGGTCAACGGTCTCGGTGTGCAGGAGGCCGAGGTCCAGACCCAGGGAACCGACAACATCATTGTCAACATTCCCAAGGGCACGAACTCCGAGCAGGCCCGCGAGCAGGTCGGCACCACCGCCCAGCTGTACTTCCGGCCGGTCCTGACCCTGGGCCCGGGTGACCCCGCCGCGCAGCAGCCGCCGCCGGCCGCGACCCCGAGCGCCGGCGCCGGCGAGAGCCCGGACGCCAAGCCCTCCGCGAGCGACAAGCCGGAGGAGGAGACGGCCACCGCGCCGTCCGACGCCCCCAGCCCCTCGGAGACCACCCAGGGCCGCGCCGTCACCGAGGACCTCAAGGCCGACGAGTCGCCCAGCCCGAGCGCCCCGGCGTCCGACGAGCCCGGCGCCTCCGAGCCCCCGGCGCCCGGTGAGTCCGCCGCTCCCCCCGCGGACCCCGCGACCGAGAAGCTCCAGGCCGACTTCGCGAAGCTGGACTGCACGGACGACAAGGCCCGCGGCGCCCTCGGCGACGCGGCGAAGCCGACCGAGCCGACGCTCGCCTGCGGTCAGAACGACGACATCTGGGAGAAGTACGTCCTCGGTCCCGCCGAGGTCGGCGGCAAGGACGTCGACGACGCCAACGCCACCATCAACCAGCAGACCGGCCAGTGGATCGTCCAGATGGACTTCACGGGCGCGGGCTCGAAGAAGTTCCAGACGATCACCAGCAAGCTGTCCCAGCAGCAGGCCCCGCAGAACCAGTTCGCCATCGTCCTCGACGGCGAGGTCGTCTCGGCGCCCTCGGTGCGCCAGACGCTGAGCGCCAACGCCGAGATCTCCGGCAACTTCACCCAGGAGTCGGCGCAGGACCTCGGCAACATCCTGTCGTACGGCGCGCTCCCCCTCACCTTCCGTGAGGAGACCGTCACCACGGTCACCGCCGCGCTCGGCGACGAGCAGCTGCACGCCGGTCTGATCGCCGGTGCCATCGGCCTCGCGCTGGTCGTCATCTACCTGGTGCTCTACTACCGGGGCCTGGCGCTGATCGCCATCGTCAGCCTCCTGGCCTCGGCGCTCATGACGTACGCGATCATGACCCTGCTCGGACCGGGCATCGGCTTCGCCCTCAATCTCCCCGCGGTGTGTGGTGCGATCGTTGCGATCGGCATCACGGCGGACTCGTTCATCGTGTACTTCGAACGAATCCGGGACGAGATCCGGGAGGGCCGTACGCTCCGGCCCGCCGTCGAGCGCGCCTGGCCGCGCGCCCGGCGCACGATCCTGGTCTCCGACTTCGTGTCGTTCCTCGCCGCCGCCGTGCTGTTCACCGTGACCGTCGGCAAGGTGCAGGGCTTCGCGTTCACGCTCGGCCTGACCACCGTCCTCGACGTCGTCGTGGTCTTCTTCTTCACGAAGCCGATCATGACGCTGGTCGCCCGTACGAAGTTCTTCTCCGGCGGCGGTTCCTGGTCCGGGCTCGACCCGAAGCGTCTCGGGGCCAAACCGCCACTGCGCCGCAGCCCCCGCCGTCTCAGCGCCCCCATCGACCCGAAGGAGGCGTGAGATGTCTCGACTCGGCGATCTCGGCGCCCGGCTCTACCGCGGCGAAGTCGGTTACGACTTCGTCGGGAAGCGCAAGTTCTGGTACGCGATCTCGATCCTCATCACCATCACGGCCATCGCGGCCCTGGCGGTGCGCGGGCTCAACATGGGCATCGAGTTCAAGGGCGGAGCGGTCTTCAACACCCCGAAGACCAGTGTCTCCGTCACGGAGGCCCGTGAGTCGGCGGAGGCGTCCTCCGGCCACGACGCGATCGTGCAGAAGCTCGGCAACGGCGGGCTGCGCATCCAGGTCACCGAGCTGAACACGGCCCAGGCGGACAAGACACAGACCCAGCTCGCCGAGGACCTGAACATCCCCAAGGAGAAGATCAACGCCGACCTGGTCGGCCCCAGCTGGGGCGAGCAGATCGCGAACAAGGCGTGGACGGGTCTCGGGATCTTCATGATCCTGGTGGTGATCTATCTCGCGATCGCCTTCGAGTGGCGCATGGCCGTCGCGGCGCTGATCGCACTGATCCACGACCTCACGATCACGGTCGGGGTCTACGCGCTGGTCGGCTTCGAGGTCACGCCGGGCACGGTGATCGGTCTGCTGACCATTCTCGGTTACTCCCTCTACGACACGGTCGTGGTCTTCGACAGCCTCAAGGAGGGGTCGAAGGACATCACCAAGCAGACCCGCTTCACCTTCAGCGAGGTCGCCAACCGCAGCATCAACTCGACCCTGGTGCGTTCCATCAACACCACCGTGGTCGCGCTGCTGCCGGTCGCCGGTCTGCTGTTCATCGGTGGCGGTGTCCTCGGCGCCGGCATGCTGAACGACATCTCGCTGTCGCTGTTCGTCGGCCTCGCCGCGGGCGCGTACTCGTCCATCTTCATCGCCACTCCGCTGGTCGCCGACCTCAAGGAACGCGAGCCGCAGATCAAGGCGCTGAAGAAGCGGGTGCTGGCCAAGCGGGCGTCCGCCGCGGCCCGGGGCGAGTCGCCCGAGCTCGCCTACGACGGCCCGTCCGGACCGGTGGACACCGAGCCTGACGACGACGGCGACGCGGAGGACACTCCGCCCGCCGCCGCTGTCGCGGGTCCCCGGAGCCACGGCGGCCGGGGCCGGGGCCGTCCCTCGGGGAAGCGTCGATGACCGACGACAGTACGAGGGACCTGCTTCTCAGCCGTATCCGTGACGTGCCCGACCATCCCGAGCCGGGGGTGATGTTCAAGGACATCACCCCGCTGCTCGCGGACCCGAAGGCGTTCGCGGCACTGACCGACGCGCTGGTGGAGTCCGCCGTACGGCACGGGGCCACGAAGATCGTCGGCCTGGAGGCGCGCGGTTTCATCCTGGCCGCGCCGGCCGCGGTCCGGGCCGGTATCGGTTTCGTCCCCGTCCGCAAGGCGGGGAAGCTGCCCGGCGCGACGCTGTCGCAGGCGTACGACCTGGAGTACGGCAGTGCCGAGATGGAGGTCCACGCCGAGGACCTCCAGGAGGGTGATCGCGTCCTCGTCATCGACGACGTGCTCGCCACCGGGGGCACCGCCGGGGCCTCGGTCGACCTGGTACGCCGGGCCGGTGCCGAGGTGGTGGCCGTGGCCGTCCTGCTGGAGCTGGGCTTCCTCGGGGGCCGGGCGCGGCTGGAGCCGCATCTGCGGGGCGTGCCGCTGGAGGCACTCCTCACGGTCTGACCCGATAGGTCACCCACGTACAAAGTGCGACATAGGCGGACGCTCCGGGAATTCCACCCGGAGCGTCCGCGTTGTGCGTTCATCGGCCGGTGGACCCGGCGGGAGACGTATCGGCGGGCTCCGCCACCGGTCCCGTGAGCAGCGGGGCCACGAGGTCGTTACCATGGCCGTTCCGGACCTGATCCCGGGGACCCGGACAGCACGAGGAGCGCTCTTGCCAGACGAGGCCCAGCCACTCGCCGCAGCCGAGCCCGATCCCCACCCGGACCGGGCCGCGGTGGCACCTGCCGCGCCGCAGACACCGGCGGACGGGGCGAGGACGGCCGCGCAGACGTCCACGGCCTCGCGGACCTCCGGAGCCCCGCACGCCCCGACGGCCCCGCACACCTCCGCCGAGCCCGACGGCTCCACGGCGGCCGGTTCCGCCGCCAACGGCTCCCGGCCCGCCCCGGCGACCGCCGCGGCGCCGCCCGCCGAGACCCCCGCGTCCGCGCCCGGCGCCGGCCCCGCCAAGAGCCCCCTGCCGGTCCCCGTCACCGCGCCCAAGCCCGCCCCGGCCGCGCCCTCGCGCTCCGGCGGCTCCTCCAACCGCGTCCGCGCCCGGCTGGCCCGGCTCGGCGTCCAGCGCTCGTCGCCGTACAACCCCGTCCTCGAACCGCTGCTGCGGAGCGTACGCAGCAACGACGCCAAGATCGAGACCGCGACGCTCCGCCAGATCGAGCGCGCCTACCAGGTCGCCGAACGCTGGCACCGGGGCCAGAAGCGCAAGAGCGGCGACCCGTACATCACCCACCCCCTCGCCGTGACGACCATCCTCGCCGAGCTCGGCATGGACCCGGCGACGCTGATGGCGGGCCTGCTGCACGACACCGTCGAGGACACCGAGTACGGCCTGGACACCCTCCGCAAGGACTTCGGCGACCAGGTCGCCCTCCTCGTCGACGGCGTCACCAAACTCGACAAGGTCAAGTTCGGCGAGGCCGCCCAGGCCGAGACCGTCCGCAAGATGGTCGTCGCCATGGCCAAGGACCCCCGGGTGCTGGTCATCAAGCTCGCCGACCGGCTGCACAACATGCGCACCATGCGCTATCTCAAGCGGGAGAAGCAGGAGAAGAAGGCCCGCGAGACGCTGGAGATCTACGCGCCGCTCGCCCACCGCCTGGGCATGAACACCATCAAGTGGGAGCTGGAGGACCTCGCCTTCGCGATCCTCTACCCCAAGATGTACGACGAGATCGTCCGGCTCGTCGCCGAACGGGCGCCCAAGCGCGACGAGTACCTGGCCATAGTGACCGACGAGGTCCAGTCCGATCTGCGCGCCGCCCGGATCAAGGCCACCGTCACCGGCAGGCCCAAGCACTACTACAGCGTCTACCAGAAGATGATCGTGCGGGGCCGGGACTTCGCCGAGATCTACGACCTGGTGGGCATCCGCGTCCTGGTCGACACCGTCCGCGACTGCTACGCGGCGCTCGGCACCGTCCACGCCCGGTGGAACCCGGTGCCGGGACGGTTCAAGGACTACATCGCGATGCCCAAGTTCAACATGTACCAGTCGCTGCACACGACGGTCATCGGGCCCAGCGGCAAGCCGGTCGAGCTCCAGATCCGTACGTTCGACATGCACCGCCGGGCCGAGTACGGCATCGCCGCGCACTGGAAGTACAAGCAGGAGGCCGTCGCCGGGGCCTCCAAGGTCCGTACCGACGTGCCCAGGAACACCGGCAAGGGCGCCGGGCAGGACACCGTCAACGACATGGCGTGGCTGCGCCAGCTGCTGGACTGGCAGAAGGAGACCGAGGACCCCAGCGAGTTCCTGGAGTCCCTGCGCTTCGACCTGTCGCGCAACGAGGTCTTCGTCTTCACCCCCAAGGGCGACGTCATAGCGCTGCCGGCCGGGGCCACTCCCGTCGACTTCGCGTACGCCGTCCACACCGAGGTCGGCCACCGCACCATAGGAGCACGGGTCAACGGGCGGCTCGTCCCGCTCGAATCGACCCTCGACAACGGCGACCTGGTGGAGGTCTTCACCTCCAAGGCGTCCGGCGCGGGCCCCTCACGGGACTGGCTGGGCTTCGTCAAGTCGCCGAGGGCCCGGAACAAGATCCGCGCCTGGTTCTCCAAGGAACGCCGCGACGAGGCCATCGAGCACGGCAAGGACGCCATCGCCAAGGCGATGCGCAAACAGAACCTGCCGATCCAGCGCATCCTCACCGGCGACTCCCTCGTGACCCTCGCCCACGAGATGCGCTACCCCGACATCTCGTCGCTGTACGCGGCGATCGGCGAGGGCCATGTCGCCGCGCAGGGCGTCGTACAGAAACTCGTCCAGGCGCTCGGCGGCGAGGAGGCCGCCAACGAGGACATCGCCGAGAGCGCGCCGCCCTCCCGGGGACGCACCAAACGCCGCTCCAGCAGCGACCCCGGTGTGGTCGTCAAGGGCGTCGAGGACGTATGGGTGAAGCTCGCCCGCTGCTGTACGCCCGTCCCGGGCGACCCGATCATCGGATTCGTCACCCGGGGCAGCGGCGTCTCGGTGCACCGCGCGGACTGCGTCAACGTCGACTCGCTGTCGCAGCAGCCGGAACGCATCCTCGAAGTCGAATGGGCACCGACCCAGTCGTCCGTCTTCCTCGTCGCCATCCAGGTCGAGGCACTGGACCGCTCCCGGCTGCTGTCCGACGTCACCCGCGTCCTGTCCGACCAGCACGTCAACATCCTGTCGGCCGCCGTCCAGACCTCCCGCGACCGGGTCGCCACCTCACGCTTCACCTTCGAGATGGGCGACCCCAAGCACCTCGGGCACGTACTGAAGGCGGTACGGGGCGTGGAAGGCGTGTACGACGTCTACCGCGTCACCTCCGCCCGCAGGCCCTGACCAAGACAGCCCGTCGACGAAAGGAGCGGCCCGGCGGTGGGATCACCGCCGGGCCGCTCCTTCGGTTAGTGCCGGGTCTCAGCCGCCGAACTCCTGAAGACCCTTCAGCGCCTGGTCCAGCAGCGCCTGCCGGCCCTCCAGCTCCTTCGCCAGCTTGTCCGCCCTGGCGTTGTTGCCCGAGGCACGCGCCGTGTCGATCTGCGTACGCAGCTTGTCCACGGCCGCCTGGAGCTGCCCCGTCAGACCCGCGGCACGCGCACGCGCCTCCGGGTTCGTCCGGCGCCACTCGTTCTCCTCGGACTCCTGGAGCGCCCGCTCGACCACCTGCATCCGGCCCTCGACGCGGGGCCTGGCGTCGCGCGGCACATGCCCCACGGCCTCCCAGCGCTCGTTCACCGCCCGGAACGCGGCGCGGGCGGCCTTGAGATCCGTCACCGGGAGCAGCCGCTCGGCCTCCGCCGCCAGCTCCTCCTTGATCTTCAGATTCTCGGTCTGCTCCGCGTCCCGCTCCGAGAAGACCTCGCTCCGCGCGGCGAAGAAGACGTCCTGGGCGCCCCGGAAGCGGTTCCACAGGTCGTCCTCGGCCTCGCGCTGCGCACGGCCCGCGGCCTTCCAGTCGGTCATCAGCTCGCGGTAACGCGCCGCCGTCCCGCCCCAGTCCGTCGAACCCGACAGCGACTCGGCCTCGGCGACCAGCTTCTCCTTGGCCTTGCGGGCCTCCTCGCGCTGCGCGTCCAGCGAGGCGAAATGCGCCTTCCGGCGCTTGGAGAACGCCGAGCGCGCGTGCGAGAAACGGTGCCACAGCTCGTCGTCGGACTTCCGGTCGAGCCTCGGCAGGCCCTTCCAGGTGTCCACGAGCGCCCGCAGCCGCTCACCGGCGGACCGCCACTGGTCGCTGCGCGCCAGCTCCTCGGCCTCCACGACAAGCGCCTGCTTCGACTCGCGCGCCGCGTCCGTCTGCTGGGCCTTCTGCGCCTTGCGCTCCTCACGGCGCGCCTCGACCGTCCCGACCAGCGCGTCGAGACGCGTACGCAGGGCGGCGAGATCCCCGACCGCGTGATGCTCGTCCACCTGCGCCCGCAGATGGTCGATGGCGGCCTGCGCGTCCTTGGCCGACAGATCGGTGGTTTTCACCCGCCGTTCGAGAAGGCCGATCTCGACCACCAGGCCCTCGTACTTGCGCTCGAAGTAGGCCAGTGCCTCCTCGGGAGAGCCTGCCTGCCACGATCCGACGACCTGCTCGCCCTCGGCCGTGCGCACGTACACGGTGCCTGTCTCGTCGACTCGGCCCCACGGGTCGCTGCTCACAGCGCCTCCTCCACCTGATGCCTGCGAGGGGTACCCCCCGGGCATCGTCCACAGTTTCCTGGACGGGTCACGCCCGTCTTCCGCGACACGGGACCGGACCGGTGTCCGCGGAGCCGTTCCACGGAGCCGGTCCGCGCGTCGCACGACGCCAATCTAGGCGACCGGCGGCCCGGCTGTCCGCACTCCGCACGGCCGAAATTCGCCGGGTACGACAGCGGGCGGCCCCGGAGGGCCGCACCGCCGGTCGCCCCTGGTCACACCTTGTCGACGGTGCCCTTCTCGATCGTCACGGTCTTCTTCGGCGCACCGTCACCCTTGGCGCCGCCGGCGACACCCGCCGCCGCCACGGCCTTGACGGTCTTCAGGCCCTCGGCGTCCAACTTTCCGAACGGGGTGTACGAGGGAGGCAGCTTGGTGTCCTTCCACACCAGGAAGAACTGGCTGCCACCGCTGTTCGGCTGGCCGGTATTCGCCATCGCCACCGTCCCGGCGGCGAAGGTCACCGAACCGTCGGCGCCGGGCTTGCCCAGCGCGGTCAGGTTCTCGTCCGCGATCGTGTAACCGGGACCGCCCGTGCCGTCGCCCTTCGGGTCGCCGCACTGGAGCACGAAGATGTTCTCCGTGGTGAGGCGGTGGCACTTCGTCCCGTCGAAGTACTTCTTGTCCGCGAGGGACTTGAAGGAGTTCACCGTCTCGGGAGTCTTCGCGGCGTCCATCGCGACGCCGATGTCACCCTGGCTGGTCTTCAGGGACATCGTGTACTTCGCCTTGGCGTCGATCGTCATCTTCGGCCCCGCCGGCTTCTTGCTGGCGCTCGGCGACGGCGGCGCCGAGGGGCTGTCCTGCGCGACGTCCTTGCCGTCACCGCCGCCGTCCGTCAGGCCGGCGATGGCGTACGCGCCGCCCCCCGCGGCCAGCACGACGGCCAGCGCGGAGGCGATGATCACGTTACGGCGCCTGGCCTTGGTACGGATCTCCGCCCGGCGCCGCTGCTGCCGCTCGAACTTCTCCCTGGCAAGCTGGCGCCGGCGCTGCTCGCTGTTGACCACCGGGTCGTCTCCTTGTGTCTTCGTGGGCCCTGAGGGCGGTGCTGAGGTCTGTGCTGAACGCGGCCGTGGTCCTGGCCCGCGATTGATCCGCCGGACAGGGCCGAGGTCCCGCCCGGCGGGTCTGTCTGTCCGCGAAGATCCGCCGGACCGGGCCTAGCCCCGTACGGTATATGGGTTACCTGTGTAATGAGGAGCGCCGGTAGGCTCTGATCTGCTGCAATCTCCCGCCGGACGACATATGAGGACGATCGTGCTTATTGCCGGGTTCCCCGCCGGGGCCTGGGGGACCAATTGTTATCTGGTCGCCCCCGCCGCCGGTGAGGAGTGCGTGATCATCGACCCCGGTCACCAGGCCACCGAGGGCGTCGCCGAGACGGTCAGGAAGCATCGCCTCAAGCCGGTCGCCGTCATCCTCACCCACGGCCACATCGACCATGTCGCCTCCGTGGTCCCCGTGTGCGGCGCGCACGACGTGCCCGCGTGGATCCACCCGGCGGACCGGTACATGATGAGCGACCCCGAGAAGGCCCTCGGCCGCTCCATCGGCATGCCCCTCATGGGCGAGCTGACCGTGGGGGAGCCGGACGACGTCAAGGAACTGGGCGACGGCGCCGAGCTGGAGCTCGCCGGACTGCGCTTCGGGGTCGCGCACGCGCCCGGCCATACGAAGGGGTCGGTGACCTTCGGCACGCCCGGGACGGGCGACGTTCCGCCCGTCCTGTTCTCGGGCGACCTGTTGTTCGCCGGCTCCGTCGGACGCTCCGACCTGCCGGGCGGCGACCCCGCCGAGCTGCTCGAATCGCTGGGCCGGGTGTGCCTGCCGCTCGACGACTCGACCGTGGTGCTGTCCGGCCACGGCCCCCAGACGACCATCGGCCGGGAACGAGCCACCAACCCGTATCTGCGCGAGGTGGCCACCGGCTACGGAAGCGGCCCGACCGCCGCTCCGCGACGAGGAATGTGACGCAGCGAACCCCATGAGCACCTTCCAGGCCCCCAAGGGCACCTACGACCTGCTTCCCCCGGACTCCGCCGTGTTCCTCGCGGTCCGCGAGGCGATCTCCGCGCCGCTCAGGAACTCCGGTTACGGCTACGTCGAGACACCCGGCTTCGAGGACGTCGAACTCTTCGCCCGTGGTGTCGGCGAGTCCACCGACATCGTCACCAAGGAGATGTACACCCTCACCACCAAGGGCGGCTCCGAGCTGGCGCTGCGCCCCGAGGGCACCGCGTCCGTGCTGCGCGCCGCGCTGGAGGCGAATCTGCACAAGGCCGGGAACCTCCCCGTCAAGCTCTGGTACTCCGGCTCGTACTACCGCTACGAGCGCCCCCAGAAGGGCCGCTACCGCCACTTCTCCCAGGTCGGCGCCGAGGCCATCGGCGCCGAGGACCCGGCGCTCGACGCCGAGCTGATCATCCTCGCCGACCAGGCGTACCGCTCCCTCGGCCTGCGCGGCTTCCGCATCCTGCTCAACTCGCTGGGCGACAAGGAGTGCCGCCCCGTCTACCGCGAGGCGCTCCAGACCTTCCTGCGCGACCTCGACCTGGACGACGAGACCCGGCGCCGTATCGAGATCAACCCGCTGCGGGTCCTGGACGACAAGCGCCCCGACGTACGGCGGCAGCTCACCGACGCGCCGCGGCTCCGCGACTACCTGTGCGAGGCGTGCCGCGAGTACCACGAGCGGGTGCGTGGCCTGCTGGCCGCGGCGGGTGTCGCGTACGAGGACGACGAGCGGCTCGTCCGGGGCCTGGACTACTACACCCGTACGACCTTCGAGTTCGTCCACGACGGCCTCGGCGCGCAGTCCGCGGTGGGCGGCGGCGG
Above is a window of Streptomyces sp. NBC_01498 DNA encoding:
- the hisS gene encoding histidine--tRNA ligase, whose amino-acid sequence is MSTFQAPKGTYDLLPPDSAVFLAVREAISAPLRNSGYGYVETPGFEDVELFARGVGESTDIVTKEMYTLTTKGGSELALRPEGTASVLRAALEANLHKAGNLPVKLWYSGSYYRYERPQKGRYRHFSQVGAEAIGAEDPALDAELIILADQAYRSLGLRGFRILLNSLGDKECRPVYREALQTFLRDLDLDDETRRRIEINPLRVLDDKRPDVRRQLTDAPRLRDYLCEACREYHERVRGLLAAAGVAYEDDERLVRGLDYYTRTTFEFVHDGLGAQSAVGGGGRYDGLSEMIGGPALPSVGWALGVDRTVLALEAEGITLALPPATSVFAVPLGEEARGLLFGVVTELRRAGVAADFSYGGKGLKGAMKNANRSGARFTIVAGERDLAEGVAQVKDMESGEQKAVPLDGLVADLTARLA